The Pirellulales bacterium DNA window GCACTTTCGTAGGCCACGTTATTGCCTTATAGCGGGAGAGAAAGCGGTTACTGAGGATATAGCCTCTGAGCGTGCTGAAGAATTGAGCACTACGGCCAACTGGTGGTCTACTCGAACCTCGCCGCGCACGGCTGCCGCAAATTTGCGCCAGCCGATGAAACACGAGGTTTTTGCCCTCGATTGACCTGATAGAGGGTTTTTTGGCGGCTGCTCAAATGATGTGCATAGTGGTCATCTGGCTGCCTGTTCTTTGAGCACTTCTATTGTTCGTGCGGCGAACCAGCCCGCCGGCGTTCGTCGAGCTGGTGTGACAAACCGAAAAGATCCGGTCCCAAACCAACGGCGCGGTAGAACAACGGAAACGATGCGGGGCAGCGCCCGCCGCAGATCCATGCCAAGCCAGCCGCGCGGTAGAACGAGAAGAATGACAGAAAGATTACAGACAAAAAAATGAACGCGACGGTCGTGAATCCAAAATCGAAAATCGAAAATCCAAAATCCAAAATCACCCACCCCCCCAGATTTACCGTTGCGGCCACGGTTTCAAAGGCGGAGTTGGCATTGCCGCAACCTGTTTGAGGCAATGGCTTTAGAACAAGGATTCAACCTGATGCGAGTTTTATTTTGACAACGGTAATTGTTTTTCCGCAACGGTAATTCCGCGGGCGGCAATTCCGCCGAACCGCCGGCCGTTCGGCTGCTGAAAACGCACGGCCGGGCGGAGATGAGAAAACGAAAACGGCGGTCCGCCGCCGTTCGTGACGAGTCGGGCAGCACGACGCTCAAGCGTCGCGCCGGGTCTTTGACAACTTGATAACGACGCGTTCCGCATGGATCGGCGCGGTTTCGAGGTCCAAAATCGCAACGGCCAACTTGCCGCTACCAACCGAACAAAGCGAATCGGGCTGGCTAAATTGCTCGTTCTGCGGCGAGCTTGCCGATAAGCGAAAGCAGACCAGCGCACCGCTTGAACTCGAACAGCACAGGACGCCTATTCGACATGAGCATTCCAGCACCGCATTTCCTCCTCTTCAGCGAGGCGAGGGGGAAAAAAAGGCAGGGCCAATGGAGGTTTGTCCTGCAAGCGGCCGACGGATCGGCGACCTTCGAAGCTGAGGATTTAGAGCCTGAGATCGGCGGCGAACGGCTGGAACTGTTGGCCGTCATCCGCGGTCTCGAGGCCCTCGATCAACCCTCACGAGTCACCCTGTTCACGCCCAGCAAATACGTCAGCCGCGGCATCGCCTACGGTCTCGAAGAGTGGCGCCGCAACGGCTGGAACTGGGAGTGCTTCGGCGAAATGGTGCCGGTGAAGAACCGCGACCTCTGGCAGCGGCTCGACCAAGCACTGAATTATCACAGCATCGAGTTCCGCACTCAGAGGGCCGGCGAAGCTGAAGCCGCCGAGGCCTCCGTAGTGAGCGCCCTCGGTGACGCCACGGGCGACCTGGCGCCGCTTCCCAAAGCCCTCACCGCCCAAGGCAACGGCATCGCCGACAAATCGGCTGTCACCGTCAAAAGCCGCTCGCCAGTGAGCGGTCGCTGGCTCGCCGCCCGACTCGGCCGCTCACTGCGCGAACGTGCGGAAAGCTGGAAGCTACGTTGCGGCCAGCTTGGAACCGCCTTGTTTCCCACGCCTTGGCTCGAGTAGCCGACGCAAAAATGGCCGGCACAGCCTGCCTCACTAGACGAAACTGCCCCAATTACCCACAATCGCTGCTATCGCAAGGAGGTTCTCGTGCGAACGAGCGTACCATTGGACAAGGTCAGCCGGCTTGTTGAAGGCCGGTATGAAAATCCGTTTGAACTATTGGGACCGCACGAGGTCGTGGAGGCGGGACGCCGCGCGTTGGCCGTGCGGGCCTTTTTGCCCGACAGCGCCCAAGCGTGGGTGCTGGATCACGACAATGGCGGCGCGCGGCCGATGCGGCGCATCCATCCGGCCGGTTTTTATGAAGCGATTTGCCCCATGAACGACACCACCAAAAAACAGTACCTGCTGCAAGTCGCCGATCAGCGCGGCAACCGGTCCACCCTGCACGACCCCTACGCCTTTCCGCAACTGCTCTCC harbors:
- a CDS encoding RNase H family protein, giving the protein MSIPAPHFLLFSEARGKKRQGQWRFVLQAADGSATFEAEDLEPEIGGERLELLAVIRGLEALDQPSRVTLFTPSKYVSRGIAYGLEEWRRNGWNWECFGEMVPVKNRDLWQRLDQALNYHSIEFRTQRAGEAEAAEASVVSALGDATGDLAPLPKALTAQGNGIADKSAVTVKSRSPVSGRWLAARLGRSLRERAESWKLRCGQLGTALFPTPWLE